The window TTGTCGAAAGCGCCTTTTTTAGGTGTGTTGGATGCACAAGTGTGGATAGCATTTTTGGGATGGAATATTAAGATGTTTATGAAATTTGATGTGGCCAGCCAAGGGTTGTAAAAAATTTTGGTCCTGAAAAATTCTATTAAAACTGTCTTGAATATAACAGTCATTTTTACATCTGCACAGTTGAATTGTGCCTGGCTGATTATTCTTACTTGATTTGATGCTTTCAGGATTATACCTGGGCTTTTTGAAACTCCTTATCTTAATGAATATGAATATTGAGTTTTAAGTTCTGTTATATCCTACTCTCATATTGTTTATAGACCAAGTTGGATTGATCTTTCCTTCTAATCCTCAAATTGAGATTTCAGTAATTACTATTAGCAATTGCTGTCACATGTTCTctcagttgtaaaaaaaaaaaaaaaaaaaaaagggggtcaAGTGACACCATTGAAATTTCAGTAATTAGCAATGTAGTTAACCCCCCTTTATTTAGGTGACACCTCCCATAGGCCATAGGTATGTTCTAACCCCCATTTTTTCTTTTTTGAaaaagcaatattattattattattattattattattattattattattattattaaaactataagAAACAGCCTCCACCTTTTTGGGTGGAGAACCACAAGCCACAAACTAGTGTCTGCATTTTTGTAAATTAGCAGAACACCTCACAGTGTAGCAACAAGCCAACAAGCCACATACATCTACCCACAAAGCAAAAGCtacaacaatatatacatgtacaatGATGCTAAGATAGCACCATAACCAAAACCTAATTATGAGATAAAAACTTGCGGGTTATGAAGCCACGAATGCCAATCAATAGTTTTCGTTTTACATCTTTTCGCGACCCAATCGAATGTTTTAAGTTGGATCTCGTtcaatgccaccggtgcattccaACTTTTGTTCGTAAAGACCTTTTGATTTCGATTCTTCCAAATGAGATAGCTATAAGACCATAACACCGCTTGCCAAATTGTTTTGTCTACGAACGACCCGCTTGTCCCGAATCATGAAAAAGGTTCTCGACATTTGTAAAAGGAATACCGCCTCGACCCCACCAATCAAATAATTTGCACCACACCTCAAACACATGTTTGCATAAGATAAGAGAATGATCAACCGATTCGATGTCGCCGTCGCATAAGGGACATTGAACCGAATGAAGGTCAATACCTCTTTTGTCAAGTTCTACCATTACCGGGATCCGTTTTCTTCTTGCTCGCCAAACAAAAACGTCAATCTTTTTCGGCACCAATTTATTACTTAAGGTTTCACACATCGAACTATTTGGAAATAAAACTTTTGAATTGATCAAGGTTGTTAATGCTTTCGTCGAAAAAGTTTGATTTCCACCCGTCATCCACTTCCACCTATCAATTGATTGCTGATTAACTTTGACATCCGCAAGTATCACTTGTAGTTGTTGGAGTTCATCATATGCTCGCCCACTTGGATGCTCGCCCACTTGGAGTTCTTGACCATGCCCACATACCTTCACACTTTGTACCATCCCATGAAAGCCTATATTTGATTGTTGCTTCTAAGTTCGTTTCAAGTCTTGACAATCTTTTAAACTTTTGCTTTAAGTTCTCACGTCCAATCTAAGTCTCGTTCCAAAAAGAAGTAGATGCCCCGTCACCTATTTCCTTTACAAAAAAGTTTCTAAAAGGAAGGCCGGTTTCCACAATGTTAGTCCCGGTTTTAATAATACTCTTCCAAATTGACTTGAAGGAGTCATTTAGAGGAGTATCATCAACCAAAGTCCGCCCGAATTCCCATAAATGCTCGAAAGGACTTTGACGCACAAGGAGGTGGAtttggttttaaacctccaccaccatttgccaATCAAAGCTATGTTTTTTTTGTTTTAAGAGAACTCAAGTTTAACCCACCCTTCCGATAAGGTAAAATTACATCATCCCATTTGACCGAAGAAATCTTTGATTTATTACCCATCCCACCCCAAAAAAAGAACGTCTTACACTCTCAAGTTTTTTGATCACACATGGCGGTGCACGGAAGAGAGAGAAGTAGTACAACGGAAAACTATTTAGCACCGATTTAACAAGGGTCAAGTGTCCACCAAATAAAATCGATCTAGCCCTCCAATCCGAAAGTCTCTTTTCAAACTTGTTTACGACCGGTTTCTAAGAATCTTCCTTATTCATGTTACCACCAACTAGTAATCCAAGATAAGTAAACGGTATAGTACCAATATTACAGCCAAACAACCGAGCCATGTTCTCCACTTCACTCCTCCTATCTACCCAAATCCCAATGAGGTTACTTTTGTGAAAGTTAACCTTTAGACCCGACGTTAATTCAAACATTTTAGAAGCTTCATAAGATTTCAAATATTCCTTTCACTCCAAGACCCAAAGAAGATTGTGTCGTCCGCGTATTGAAGATGTGAAATGAGAATTTTATCACGACCAATTTCCACCCCCGAGAAGCACCTATTTCTCACGGCTTTTTTCGTTAGCACATTCAACCCTTTCGCCACCAAAATAAAAAGAAACGGGGAGAGTGGATCCCCTTGTCGTACCCCACGTTCTAATTTGAATTCACTTGTTGGTGATCCATTAACAAGGATTGAAAATGAAGCTGATTGAAGACATGACAATATCCATTTCCTCCATTTGTTCCCGAAGCCCATCATTTCCATTACTTCCATAAAAACTTCCAACTAAGACAATCAAAAGCCTTCTCGAAGTCAACTTTGAAGATTACGCTTTTAACATGTTTACTTTTCAAACGTGAAGTAATTTTAACTTTAGTAAAGAAAATGAACAAGTCAACATAAAATTACTCTTAGTTCAAATTAAACTTTAGTAAAGAAAATGAACTATTACTTTTTAGTTAAAAAACCTTACCACTTTTTAGTTAaaactagttattgaaccctcgcttcgcgccgggggttcgatttttaatgtattttattgcgtttagtaaaattattttgtggttaacgatgatgtcgttgaagcgcaactcgagtcgaactaaaaggtataacccgtgagagatttaaatgttattttaaattaacaatatatgtgcatctccgcgtttcgctatggaattgtcgacttttaaaaatttaacgcaaaatcaacgtgtatgaaaagtaccccaaatatttagcgttttttaaaaagcgtccgttttgcgtatagctagtgacattatgttcctaaaattatttcgagtttaacgatggtgtcggaaaaatttaactcgttgcgagcgagaagatatgacccgttgaatatttgagtggagtttatttaagattttttgtgaaaatggttatttgacgttTTACCCTCTGTTTGGGGGATTAATTTGAATTTTAGAAAAAAATGTGAGTtatttgttggtaaaatgaaatttaattaaaatttaaaaaggaGAAAAAGTTAAAAATGTCCATGGTACTATTCATAACTCTTGTATGTTAGTTAAtaagtaaatgtaaatgtaaatgtaaatgtaaattacTATTACAATAAGTTCTAAAGTTTGATAATTAACATGTCTTAACATTACTATAACATACCGTCGATCGTTGTTTCTAACCCTAGGTTTTCTAACATCGTGATTTTTTATCCCTACAACGGCAAACAATGGAGACATCATCGGCGACGGAGATTGATGAATCGGAAATTGAGTACGTCAGCTACGGCGGCGAACATCATCTACCCGAAATCATGCGTTTGGTTGATGAAGAATTGAGCGAACCCTATTCCATATTTACATATCGTTATTTTGTTTATCTTTGGCCCAATCTCTCTTTCCTGGTACCTTTCTCATCCTTAAAATTGTTAGTACTATTTCCATTTGATAAATTTATTtatcttaatattatatttttaagttttgatgatTTGATTTTAGGCTTTTCATAAGGGGAAATGCATAGGAACAGTGGTTTCAAAAATGGGGGAGCACAGGAATACTTATAGAGGATACATTGCTATGCTTGTTGTACTTAAACCTTACCGTCATAAAGGCATaggtaattttttatttatttatttattttatttatttttaatttgatAGGATTAATTGTGTTAATGATGTGATACTGGTTTAATATGTTGTGTCTATTTGCAGCTACAGAGCTTGTTACTAGATCTATTAAAGTGATGATGGAATCAGGCTGTGAAGAGGTATTTCATTAGCTTCTCACTGAAATTTGATAATTTATTTATACTCCTATATGATATgatgtaatcataatcataattattgtTATCTCTGCCTACCTTATGATCTGAAACATATGCCCGGATTCGATGTCTGGGCAGTTATTTGAAGTTGCTTTAATTATTCTGATTCCATGCTTAAATATCATCATGGTTACTTAAATTTGATTGATAGATGGTTAGTTTGACATGTTCATCTCATTGGCAAGACGGAGATGAGTCTGTTGGGACTTTGAAACGACTAGTCGGTCGAGTTGAACGTTGACTAAGATTGAGTTTTAGTAAtttatatattgaaaatatatattacacATGAATATATCctacataaatatttcaaacatatgatATGAACAATATTATGAATTCATAGATGGTACATTGTGTTGTGGGATAAAATAATCATTCTCTGAGTAATGTTCAATTTGGTAATCAAGAAAATGTGAAAGAGATTGTAAGATTGTAAATGTACTTACGGGCTTCATTCTcaattttaatttcttttattgccattaggaagatgatgattcatacaaTGATATTATTCTTCTAGAACGTGATGGTGTACCATCAACGAATTAATAATATGTTTAGGCCTTACCGTAAGCCCATGTTTCAATAGATCCAAGTCACCGTTTCCCCTGCATGTTTGTGCTTTATTGTGATACATCAAAAGGATGATTTTCATTTTCTTTGGATATTCACATGAATAATCtccgtttcattattttttttCTCGGCGAAAATAACTAAAACTCATATATAGAAACGAGGTCGTTTTCCAAAGGAAAACGCCCTCAACAGAATACAAAAGAAATGGGGAAAGGGGGAAACTCGCACCTAAAAAGCGACCATCTAAACAAAAACTCTCTATTAACGAGTCTCCCCTAACAACTCGAAAAACCTTAAAACAAACTAACAAATACTAAATCAAATACTACACGATAATGACATGGACCAAGCCAAACGAACTAAGTGAAATCAACAAACGAAAAAAAGTAACCAAGAGACAAACCCACCCTATCAACCTCTAGGTCCCGCCCTTTTCATTATATGTGAAAGCGAATTTCATTGTCGTCTTTTGAGTGAGGTTGCTGATGACTTCAAATATAGTTTTAGCACCGGAAAGTTATTCTTCAAACCATTTCATATTTCATTCATGGTGAATTTGCCaacattataatataattttaatagtttgatatattgatatattacaTCAAACACATGAGTACAAACACATGTAAATGTGGATGCCTTCTAATCTTGCAGCATTATACGCATATCTAGCAACCAAGGAGCTACATATTACTTGTAATGCAGTCAATTCATATTTTTATGATATGCTTTTTAACTTATGTGATGTTGAATATGAGGCCCTTTAACATTCAGATGTTAAATCAAGTTTATCATTGAATATCAAACTGATAGTATAATTTAGAACATCATATGCTACAATAAGTTtgtttatgattatgaataaaAGTTTCTTTGATTGTAATTTTTGTTTGTAGGTGACATTGGAAGCAGAAGTTACAAATAAAGGCGCACTTGCATTGTATGGGCGGCTTGGGTTCATACGAGCAAAAAGGCTATTTAGATACTATTTGAATGGTGTTGATGCATTCAGATTAAAGTTGCTATTTCCCCATACTGAATTACTACCACCACCTT of the Rutidosis leptorrhynchoides isolate AG116_Rl617_1_P2 chromosome 5, CSIRO_AGI_Rlap_v1, whole genome shotgun sequence genome contains:
- the LOC139849779 gene encoding uncharacterized mitochondrial protein AtMg01250-like, whose protein sequence is MEMMGFGNKWRKWILSCLQSASFSILVNGSPTSEFKLERGVRQGDPLSPFLFILVAKGLNVLTKKAVRNRCFSGVEIGRDKILISHLQYADDTIFFGSWNRRSEVENMARLFGCNIGTIPFTYLGLLVGGNMNKEDS
- the LOC139849014 gene encoding N-alpha-acetyltransferase MAK3-like, with the translated sequence METSSATEIDESEIEYVSYGGEHHLPEIMRLVDEELSEPYSIFTYRYFVYLWPNLSFLAFHKGKCIGTVVSKMGEHRNTYRGYIAMLVVLKPYRHKGIATELVTRSIKVMMESGCEEVTLEAEVTNKGALALYGRLGFIRAKRLFRYYLNGVDAFRLKLLFPHTELLPPPLHSMPSPTL